Proteins encoded within one genomic window of Prosthecobacter fusiformis:
- a CDS encoding DUF1549 domain-containing protein — translation MSSYFVTPASLMPIMTGIIMAIFSRGAEAKAPQFEEHVLPILYHHCFSCHSEKQMKPKGGLKLDSAQAILASDSLVPGNPDKSDLLARVSLPHTDEDVMPPLEGGAQPLSKEERETLRQWIATGADFGGWVQFEHRSPPLEITSAPLIEKETLKLAAQVDQLVTKHHQAKGTKTNSPTNDETFVRRVYLDVAGRIPSLEESTHFLESTDSQKRALLINQLLAGEGYVSHTFNWKADKLRIAPQQINGQPKWLYDAWVKDSIRSGMPYDEFVRQLLTAKGYLWQTGAVGFYLRDLGMPLDHMSNMTRIFLGTRIECAQCHDHPLEPVTQKDFFQMAAYTYGVTNLGSSSGYADANVRQWPEIKTRMEEMGPDEALRQGVSRTISYLKRLTADSTKQLRFPKDYAYDTSARGKKVEPRTLFGDEAPASMEDRRQVFASWMTSPRNPRFATNIANLLWKRVMGAGLVEPVDSLSAISRSEHGDLLEFLTKTMIGLKFDERAFLAVILNTQLYQSDADRETPETGAAFALRGPLLRRLSAEQVWDSYLTLLAEDIDERKGLRRYDHSDLDKERLLKLTDMTPDQVLERARVEMDYRIKHRAHLQRLTEQSAERKTARNKGDAALERRLQTQHRAENARFEEMAASVQMSGFYYAKETDPRWSKLPHYMLRASETPLPLPMGHFLRQFGQSDRREIDAFKTAPNTTHSLALMNGELTSKVLDGDSFLRSQLRPVQDAAQRTQLIYRAILVRSADTEELEQLAALTQESTTPEDDLIWSLLNSPEFLFIQ, via the coding sequence ATGTCATCTTATTTTGTTACTCCAGCCTCGCTGATGCCCATCATGACCGGCATCATCATGGCTATTTTCTCGAGAGGAGCCGAGGCTAAAGCCCCTCAGTTCGAAGAACACGTTCTGCCGATTTTGTATCATCACTGCTTCAGTTGCCACAGTGAGAAACAGATGAAACCCAAAGGCGGCTTAAAACTCGATTCCGCGCAGGCCATTCTCGCGAGCGACTCGCTCGTGCCAGGAAATCCAGACAAGAGTGACCTTCTCGCCCGTGTTTCGCTCCCCCATACTGACGAAGATGTGATGCCACCATTGGAAGGTGGTGCGCAGCCCTTGAGCAAAGAAGAGCGCGAGACCTTGCGACAGTGGATCGCTACAGGCGCGGACTTCGGGGGGTGGGTACAGTTTGAGCATCGCAGCCCTCCATTGGAAATCACCAGTGCCCCTTTAATAGAAAAAGAGACCTTAAAACTCGCTGCTCAGGTGGATCAATTGGTAACGAAGCACCACCAGGCAAAAGGCACAAAAACCAATTCGCCGACGAATGATGAAACATTTGTGCGCCGCGTGTATCTGGATGTTGCTGGTCGCATCCCGAGCCTGGAGGAAAGTACTCACTTTCTCGAAAGCACCGACAGCCAAAAGCGCGCACTATTGATCAACCAATTGCTAGCGGGTGAAGGTTACGTTAGCCATACCTTTAACTGGAAGGCGGATAAACTGCGCATCGCCCCCCAGCAGATCAATGGTCAGCCAAAGTGGCTCTACGATGCGTGGGTGAAGGACTCCATTCGATCAGGCATGCCCTATGACGAATTTGTGCGGCAGCTCCTGACCGCCAAGGGTTACCTCTGGCAAACGGGAGCAGTGGGTTTTTACCTCCGAGATCTGGGAATGCCGCTCGACCACATGTCCAACATGACTCGCATCTTTCTTGGAACCCGGATCGAGTGTGCCCAGTGCCATGATCACCCGCTGGAACCCGTTACCCAAAAGGACTTTTTTCAGATGGCGGCCTATACTTATGGCGTCACCAACCTGGGCAGCTCCTCAGGTTATGCAGATGCCAACGTGAGGCAATGGCCTGAGATCAAGACTCGCATGGAAGAAATGGGGCCCGATGAAGCCCTGCGCCAAGGGGTAAGCCGGACGATTTCCTATTTGAAGCGCCTAACTGCTGATTCAACCAAACAACTGCGCTTTCCCAAAGACTACGCCTACGACACTTCAGCGCGGGGGAAGAAGGTGGAGCCACGCACGCTTTTTGGCGATGAAGCACCGGCTTCCATGGAGGACCGGAGACAGGTTTTTGCATCGTGGATGACCTCTCCTCGCAACCCACGTTTTGCCACTAACATTGCCAACCTTTTGTGGAAGCGAGTCATGGGCGCAGGACTGGTGGAGCCCGTGGACAGTCTGTCCGCCATCAGTCGCTCAGAACACGGTGATCTACTGGAATTTCTCACGAAGACCATGATTGGCCTGAAATTTGACGAGCGGGCTTTCCTTGCCGTGATTTTAAACACACAATTGTATCAGAGTGATGCAGATCGCGAAACACCGGAGACAGGCGCTGCCTTTGCGCTGAGAGGTCCGCTGCTGAGGCGTCTCTCGGCTGAGCAGGTTTGGGATTCTTATCTGACACTCCTAGCAGAAGACATCGATGAACGGAAAGGTTTGAGACGCTATGATCACTCCGACCTGGACAAAGAAAGACTACTGAAACTGACGGACATGACTCCAGACCAAGTGCTGGAGCGTGCCCGCGTAGAAATGGACTACCGCATCAAGCACCGCGCTCATCTGCAAAGGCTGACGGAGCAGAGCGCAGAACGAAAGACAGCCCGAAATAAGGGTGATGCAGCCTTGGAACGTCGGCTGCAAACTCAGCATCGGGCTGAGAACGCACGTTTCGAAGAAATGGCGGCTTCAGTCCAGATGAGCGGATTTTACTATGCGAAGGAAACGGACCCTCGCTGGTCCAAACTACCCCACTATATGCTGCGTGCGTCGGAAACACCCTTGCCGTTGCCGATGGGTCATTTCCTGCGCCAGTTTGGCCAGTCAGACCGCCGGGAAATTGATGCCTTCAAGACCGCCCCCAATACCACTCATTCCCTGGCACTGATGAACGGAGAACTCACCTCCAAGGTCTTGGATGGTGACTCGTTTTTACGCTCGCAATTGCGCCCAGTTCAAGATGCCGCCCAACGCACGCAGCTCATCTATCGGGCCATCCTCGTACGCAGCGCGGATACTGAGGAACTGGAGCAGCTTGCCGCCCTCACCCAAGAAAGCACCACGCCGGAGGATGATCTCATCTGGAGTCTGCTGAACTCGCCTGAATTTCTCTTCATCCAATAA